From a region of the Sesamum indicum cultivar Zhongzhi No. 13 linkage group LG3, S_indicum_v1.0, whole genome shotgun sequence genome:
- the LOC105157383 gene encoding alpha-galactosidase has protein sequence MASANANNKYSLSRLLLILAFCCCCCICFNAIPISAARHMKPIKKKLSANGLALTPQMGWNSWNHFQCNIEEKLIRETADAMVSTGLAALGYEYINLDDCWAELNRDSQGNLVPKASTFPSGIKALADYVHGKGLKLGIYSDAGTQTCSKQMPGSLGYEEQDAKTFASWGIDYLKYDNCNNNGISAKERYPVMAKALLNSGRSIFFSMCEWGQEDPATWAKSVGNSWRTTGDISDSWDSMTSRADLNDKWASYAGPGGWNDPDMLEVGNGGMNGNEYRSHFSIWALVKAPLLIGCDIRSVDKETLGLLSNKEVIAINQDKLGIQGKKIKKDGDLEVWGGPLSGNRVAILLLNRGASQATITAYWSDLGLNSTTVVDVRDVWAHSTQTSVEGQISAAVASHDCKMYVLSPK, from the exons ATGGCTTCTGCAAAtgcaaataacaaatattccCTTAGCCGCCTCCTACTGATTTTAGCattctgctgctgctgctgcatcTGTTTCAATGCCATTCCCATCTCTGCTGCTCGACACATGAAACCCATCAAGAAGAAACTCTCCGCAAATGGGCTTGCTCTAACTCCTCAGATGGG ATGGAACAGCTGGAATCATTTCCAATGTAACATTGAAGAGAAATTGATTAGAGAAACAG CTGACGCAATGGTATCAACTGGGCTTGCTGCGCTTggatatgaatatataaatcttG ATGACTGTTGGGCAGAACTAAACAGAGACTCTCAG GGGAATCTTGTCCCAAAAGCCTCTACATTTCCTTCCGGAATCAAAGCGCTTGCGGATTATGTTCATGGAAAAGGATTAAAACTTGGAATTTACTCTGATGCTGG AACTCAGACATGTAGTAAGCAGATGCCTGGATCACTAGGATATGAAGAACAAGATGCAAAAACTTTTGCTTCCTGG GGGATTGACTATTTGAAGTATGATAACTGTAACAACAATGGTATCAGCGCTAAGGAAAG GTACCCTGTAATGGCAAAGGCTTTACTGAATTCTGGCCGGTCCATCTTTTTCTCAATGTGTGAATG GGGCCAAGAAGATCCTGCAACTTGGGCCAAGTCTGTTGGGAACAGTTGGCGAACAACTGGAGACATTAGTGACAGCTGGGACAG CATGACTTCTCGGGCAGATCTGAATGACAAATGGGCATCCTATGCTGGGCCAGGTGGATGGAATG ATCCCGACATGTTGGAAGTTGGAAATGGTGGGATGAATGGCAATGAATATCGATCACATTTCAGCATATGGGCATTAGTGAAA GCGCCTCTGCTGATTGGGTGTGATATTCGGTCAGTGGACAAAGAAACACTCGGACTGCTGAGCAACAAGGAGGTTATTGCCATCAACCAGG ATAAACTTGGGATTCAAGGGAAAAAGATTAAGAAAGATGGAGATTTAGAG GTGTGGGGAGGACCCCTGAGTGGAAATAGAGTTGCTATCCTTTTGTTGAACAGAGGAGCTTCACAGGCTACAATTACTGCTTACTGGTCAGATTTAGGGCTTAATTCAACAACAGTAGTGGATGTCCGAGATGTATGGGCG CATTCAACCCAAACCTCAGTTGAAGGACAAATCTCGGCTGCTGTAGCTTCCCATGACTGCAAAATGTATGTTCTGTCTCCTAAGTGA
- the LOC105157385 gene encoding uncharacterized protein LOC105157385 encodes MALLLVSAFITGALTIVIMEAVGLWILIRHLTRKVEREEIKSKAATSFSSPGEPNSSLYEKQGALWVLEPDKVPKSGLEDKVPTEQRRRKEILEVTPVRKYARIRDHYLILLESDGSCVQILLNGCTIVTVSGTSLASKKWAKRYPIKVESRDSAIYKGCKTIYIYLETSWEKESWCKALRLASCDDEKIAWVSKLSMEFHYYLASLNAGYPSFMKPSAGPNAELVDKSVKIDNSSSKVRQFLKKLTKKASKSAQDYKANGASVSRHEERKMSIKSRSFQDLTLDNSLMKMDTTGKPPKISYDDSSFGSSISTSSEPGARSDLSRISDADSSCKYFDEGTLCLNVLISRLFFDAKNNLQIRSSIQNRVQRALSNMRIPSYIGEVTCTSVDPGTLPPHILAMRVLPSDMNEMWALEIDVEYLGGAVLDIETRLEIRELESEEETRFGTNTAGEVTSDLLDGFEYLGKQLKLPEGTIHEMKQKDEGYHDKDETENSRSTAHASSQGSRWKSILHSITKQVSQVPLSLGIKVSSLCGTIRLCMKPPPSDQIWFGFTSMPDIQFNLESFVGDHKVTNGHLALFLISRFKAAIRETLVLPNSESVGISWMLAEKDDWVPRNIAPFMWYKHNQDSASSTIKQEGSCFQPGDVTHVVEPRHGNPPRLEVDHEKLKKVGSVPQVTCESLDRCASSPSSMGESTLNDSSSQELRAPSIKKDKMQDFGSRSIEEKADTRLQSPSRLFGDGQIQNVEDDDIRTKRIGTRERMRGLGKKMGEKLEVKRRHFEEKGRSFVERIRGP; translated from the exons GGGGCTCTATGGGTTCTAGAACCAGATAAAGTTCCAAAATCTGGGCTTGAGGACAAAGTGCCAACCGAGCAGAGgaggagaaaagaaatattggaGGTTACGCCTGTCCGAAAATATGCAAGAATCAGGGATCATTATCTTATCCTGTTAGAATCAGATGGCTCTTGTGTACAAATCTTACTCAATGGCTGCACAATTGTCACTGTTTCTGGCACAAGCTTGGCGTCCAAGAAATg GGCCAAAAGGTACCCAATCAAAGTGGAGAGCAGGGATTCAGCCATATATAAGGGATGCAAAACCATTTACATATATCTCGAGACATCTTGGGAGAAGGAATCCTGGTGCAAAGCACTTCGTCTTGCTTCCTGTGATGATGAAAAAATTGCGTGGGTTTCCAAGTTGAGTATGGAGTTCCACTATTACCTGGCATCACTGAATGCAGGATATCCTTCATTTATGAAGCCCTCTGCAGGTCCCAATGCTGAATTAGTAGATAAGTCAGTTAAGATCGACAATTCTTCGTCGAAGGTTCGTCAATTCCTAAAGAAGCTTACGAAAAAGGCTTCTAAAAGTGCGCAAGACTATAAAGCTAATGGGGCTTCTGTTTCACGccatgaagaaagaaaaatgagtatAAAATCTCGTTCATTCCAAGACTTAACCCTGGACAATAGCTTAATGAAGATGGACACAACAGGAAAACCTCCTAAAATTTCTTATGATGACAGTAGCTTTGGGTCATCAATTTCAACCTCTTCTGAGCCAGGAGCTAGAAGTGATTTATCTAGAATATCTGATGCAGACTCTAGCTGCAAGTATTTTGATGAAGGAACATTGTGCTTGAATGTCTTAATTTCACGGCTTTTCTTTGATGCCAAGAATAATCTTCAGATTAGGAGTTCCATACAAAACCGGGTTCAG AGAGCATTATCAAATATGCGAATCCCAAGTTACATTGGTGAAGTCACTTGTACCTCTGTGGATCCTGGTACTTTGCCGCCTCACATCCTCGCAATGAGGGTCCTTCCCTCAGATATGAATGAGATGTGGGCCCTGGAAATTGATGTTGAATATCTAGGTGGTGCGGTTCTGGACATTGAGACAAGGCTTGAAATTCGAGAATTAGAATCTGAAGAAGAAACACGCTTCGGCACTAACACTGCTGGTGAGGTAACCTCTGATCTGCTGGATGGTTTTGAGTATCTTGGGAAACAATTGAAGCTTCCAGAAGGCACTATTCatgaaatgaaacaaaaagatgAAGGATATCATGACAAAG ATGAGACTGAAAACTCCCGAAGCACTGCACATGCATCCTCTCAAGGGTCTAGATGGAAATCTATATTACATTCTATCACCAAACAGGTGTCACAG GTTCCTCTCTCATTGGGTATAAAAGTCTCTTCCCTTTGTGGAACAATAAGGTTGTGCATGAAGCCTCCACCTTCAGATCAAATATGGTTTGGATTTACTTCTATGCCTGATATTCAATTTAACTTGGAATCTTTCGTTGGGGACCACAAAGTTACAAATGGTCATCTTGCTTTGTTCCTGATCAGTCGATTCAAG GCGGCAATCCGTGAAACTTTGGTGCTCCCAAATAGTGAGAGTGTTGGAATTTCTTGGATGTTAGCAGAGAAAGATGACTGGGTCCCTAGGAATATTGCTCCTTTTATGTGGTATAAACATAATCAAGACTCTGCTAGTAGTACCATAAAACAAGAAGGATCGTGCTTCCAACCAGGGGATGTAACACATGTGGTTGAACCGCGTCATGGTAATCCACCAAGGTTGGAGGTCGAccatgagaaattaaaaaaagttggtAGTGTCCCACAAGTAACATGTGAGTCCTTGGATCGCTGTGCATCTTCACCAAGTTCCATGGGTGAGTCAACATTGAATGACAGTTCTTCCCAAGAACTTAGAGCCCCTTCAataaaaaaggacaaaatgcaaGATTTTGGCTCAAGGAGCATAGAGGAGAAAGCAGATACCCGCCTGCAGTCTCCATCACGGCTTTTTGGAGATGGACAAATTCAGAATGTAGAAGATGATGATATAAGAACAAAGAGAATAGGTACGAGAGAACGAATGCGTGGATTGGGAAAGAAAATGGGAGAAAAGCTTGAGGTGAAGAGGCGCCACTTTGAAGAGAAGGGAAGAAGTTTTGTCGAGAGGATCAGGGGCCCCTGA